In a single window of the Podospora pseudocomata strain CBS 415.72m chromosome 2 map unlocalized CBS415.72m_2, whole genome shotgun sequence genome:
- a CDS encoding uncharacterized protein (EggNog:ENOG503NZNJ), which yields MATVSRQPFAPLDHTRLKTLTSLKNRQNALSNSPAKRKASEVVDADDSENVDPVLFSKRSKGAGADGTGFVKPLFKPSNFVMTKAASTSNLHGAASLPPSKLSSSSKPRTFLQPKSQASRLSTTGTPSPLTAPAGRSPTRGSKRIGILSKRRHTQRIDPPSFGLGAGSSVPFSLDAALKGSIPAYSGSLRTSAAPVPAAAPASSDSFLLSTGGMQSSWFFDIHEDTPEQEMTNLLQHGTCTLEISSDEESGRRQSRDRAEGRDKENIPPADDISQTSAREAARVGDVDDMIIEKQRGALVEMNAADYYAEGCTKDSVVLVPWDEEEAETVVGDNDQYQHQHQHQHQHQHHVLPEEGEQQSYGGEQRQKRTTLADVESVNVDDIMGNSDGASLKAAVLEPMEGTGESFELWESTSAKEEGDAPASPLPMADESHENRVVEVECVA from the exons ATGGCGACTGTTAGCCGTCAGCCGTTTGCTCCTCTTGACCACACACGGTTAAAGACACTGACGAGCCTCAAGAACCGACAGAATG ccctctccaactccccagcTAAGCGCAAGGCTTCCGAGGTGGTGGACGCCGACGACTCTGAAAATGTCGACCCAGTGCTCTTCTCCAAGCGGTCAAAGGGAGCCGGCGCTGATGGAACTGGGTTCGTGAAGCCCTTATTCAAGCCTTCCAATTTTGTGATGACCAAGGCggcttccacctccaacctccacgGCGCTGCGAGTCTTCCCCCAAGCAagctctcctcttcctccaagccgcGCACCTTTCTTCAGCCAAAATCACAAGCTTCCCGTCTCAGCACTACCGGCACGCCCAGTCCCCTAACCGCCCCAGCTGGCCGTTCCCCAACCCGCGGCTCCAAGCGGATTGGCATTCTCTCTAAGCGCCGCCATACGCAGCGGATTGATCCCCCATCCTTTGGCCTCGGCGCCGGCTCCTCAGTTCCCTTTTCGCTCGATGCCGCCCTCAAGGGCTCCATCCCAGCCTACTCTGGCTCTCTGCGGACCTCTGCCGCGCCCGTCcccgctgctgcccctgcCTCTTCGGACTCCTTCCTGCTGTCCACGGGCGGCATGCAATCCTCCTGGTTTTTTGACATCCACGAAGACACGCCGGAACAGGAGATGACGAACCTTCTTCAGCACGGCACCTGCACCCTTGAAATTAGCAGCGACGAGGAGTCTGGGCGACGCCAGAGTCGCGACCGAGCCGAGGGCAGAGACAAGGAGAACATTCCCCCTGCCGACGATATCTCCCAGACCTCTGCTCGAGAGGCCGCCAGAGTGGGCGACGTCGATGACATGATCATTGAAAAGCAGAGGGGTGCTCTTGTTGAAATGAATGCCGCCGACTACTACGCCGAAGGATGCACCAAGGACAGCGTGGTGCTCGTCCCctgggatgaagaagaagctgagaCGGTCGTTGGGGACAACGATCAgtaccagcaccagcaccagcaccagcaccagcaccagcaccacgtCCTGCCAGAAGAGGGCGAGCAACAATCGTATGGCGGAGAGCAGCGGCAGAAACGGACGACACTTGCCGATGTGGAGTCTGTAAACGTCGACGACATCATGGGCAACAGCGACGGAGCTTCCCTCAAAGCGGCGGTGCTGGAGCCTATGGAGGGAACGGGGGAGAGCTTTGAGCTGTGGGAGAGCACCTcagccaaagaagaaggtgatgctcctgcttctcctctGCCCATGGCTGACGAGAGCCATGAAAATCGAGTAGTCGAAGTTGAGTGTGTGGCCTAG
- a CDS encoding uncharacterized protein (EggNog:ENOG503PZN1) — translation MTSNSLGAQNPAHPFHHAARAWMGWDMTWGQWARTASRSGRSGCRWAGPSSSLFKVFNILAEKTLTCPKFQIPQHLQLSFPLPFQLLHVRVGAATTPHHFSSPASSGLKTALFPLLSFWLPHAHVLSALYFWTTRISGRSSKFISSNRVTPQASNRTRTSSSRNHQFLDLWRVISDQQPPLAEPSKSRICMPLCHLPLDHLQYSKENHEKKMCGTSISYACSTTLISKSITCSCDTIKAYGKSTLFCGTCSNPRCRELRGEVAQASTQVSSSA, via the exons ATGACGTCGAATTCTTTGGGGGCCCAGAACCCCGCCCATCCATTTCATCATGCTGCCAGGgcatggatgggatgggacaTGACATGGGGGCAATGGGCACGCACTGCGTCTCGCTCGGGAAGAAGTGGGTGTCGTTGGGCAGGCCCATCGTCGAGTCTTTTCAAAGTGTTTAATATCCTGGCTGAAAAGACCCTCACCTGTCCAAAGTTTCAGATCCCTCAGCACCTGCAACTCTCGTTCCCCTTACccttccagctcctccatgtGCGAGTCGGCGCTgccacaacaccacaccatTTTTCCAGTCCGGCAAGCTCCGGTCTAAAGACGGCGCTCTTCCCGCTGCTCTCTTTTTGGCTTCCACATGCTCACGTTCTGAGCGCGCTATATTTCTGGACCACACGGATTTCCGGACGTTCGAGCAAGTTTATTTCTTCAAATAGAGTCACGCCCCAGGCCTCCAACCGCACAAGAACAAGCTCTTCTCGAAACCATCAGTTCCTCGATTTGTGGAGAGTGATCAgtgatcaacaaccaccccttGCAGAGCCAAGCAAGTCTAGAATCTGTATGCCCCTTtgccacctccctctggaCCATCTTCAGTA TAGCAAAGAGAATCACGAGAAGAAAATGTGCGGCACTTCGATATCCTACGCCTGCTCGACGACCTTGATCTCCAAGTCGATCACCTGCTCCTGCGACACCATCAAGGCTTACGGCAAAAGCACCTTGTTCTGCGGCACCTGCTCCAATCCCCGGTGCAGAGAGTTGAGGGGAGAGGTTGCCCAGGCCTCGACGCAGGTTTCAAGCTCTGCCTAA